In Triticum aestivum cultivar Chinese Spring chromosome 5B, IWGSC CS RefSeq v2.1, whole genome shotgun sequence, the following proteins share a genomic window:
- the LOC123113683 gene encoding putative disease resistance protein RGA3, with amino-acid sequence MGAELTVTGWFLSPIIREMQDTALAYIKGQFSWKKDQEKDLERLDITLTEILTIVDVIEKREIKDGNQRRLLSILKDAIYGAVDVLDGFQYMVLKSKVDSQSAVSRVTSTCIYLGKRLIGADEIRGKLADILEKLDVVKTTADTLLKVVNFDNATAKLLPVTRLRVTSPLKENHHIYGRRDELHKLRDMLFEISDSNAPGPSNAPVPSGSSIDVISIIGVGGVGKTSLARLAFGDEQIRMNFGLRMWVSVSDTYDEIRLTRDILESLTDANYHTVAEFDELQNALRGKIAGKKFLLILDDVWYDEDKTEWENKLLWSKVFSSLNTGLEGSKILVTARADKACSILHARTPPLRLGGLDRDDYWLLFRNHAFGEKYPGQFPELKEVGIQICCRLNGLPLAAKIIGRLLNADLDVSHWKKVLESDISDDVMKVLRLSYQHLPVQLKLCFSFCSLFPKDWRFEPQRLTEMWIAQGFVQREDSYDTDPNIEDVAKGYFNELVQRSFFERSLLDLPTEYVMHDLINDLARNVSKDEYVRVENDKQKKIPPNIRHLSISANLLGGMKKTELRNLRTLIVWKKAWSCLKLSLPDDVFKKSKSIRVLDLNGCCLDRLPTSVEVLKHLRYFAFRVPQRPWQTSLIRLYHLEVLVTRGHSCRESECVNLPANMKRNLLKLRKAFLLNVGGATISGFGGQTLLRGHGEFHVRKESGYRLGELKEMKNISGQLKIRSLENVEHQQEAVNACLDCKEHIEYLELEWSIHARALTCDIDNDVLSALRPHPNLDRLKIIGYGGTRSPSWFEANWLTALSSLALENCMGWVQLPPFGQLPLLKYLELRGMHAVRQIGQEFYGNGDIKGFPILEDMIFDGMLNWDGWSGTEDGSLFPCLERLLVSRCPKLREIPTFSATPRVEVEISPDSPPASCLIESLIATASRLIFLVSSYSFLSDLTTEQLNHVAELNLQNCRDPMPAGGFHRLSSLQVFRISNCSTLLSSVSTEAVDTYLLPPSLCHIEIAQSNVHCSLLPRYLQGLTCLSTLVLNSCHLMTSLSFASESPHLVALESVTIKDCNELASLDGFRNLSALRKLVVADCYNFCSLPADLNIVGSLEKLVICGCPMMRFLPENGLPASVQTVLLSMCHPELDTQLQMKEGAEWNKIVRIPEKKLEVELIDLLTIFPANSS; translated from the exons ATGGGTGCTGAACTAACTGTTACCGGGTGGTTCTTGTCGCCAATCATACGGGAGATGCAGGACACCGCTTTGGCCTACATAAAGGGGCAATTCAGTTGGAAGAAAGATCAGGAGAAGGACCTTGAACGCCTTGACATCACCCTGACAGAGATTCTGACCATTGTGGATGTCATCGAGAAGAGGGAGATAAAGGATGGGAACCAGAGGAGGCTGCTAAGCATACTTAAAGACGCCATTTACGGCGCTGTTGATGTGCTGGACGGCTTCCAGTACATGGTCCTCAAGTCCAAGGTTGATAGCCAGTCTGCGGTGAGTCGTGTCACCTCAACCTGTATTTACTTGGGTAAACGTTTGATCGGTGCAGACGAAATCCGGGGGAAGCTAGCAGATATTTTGGAGAAATTAGACGTTGTCAAGACAACAGCAGATACCCTATTGAAGGTGGTTAATTTTGACAATGCTACTGCAAAGTTATTGCCAGTAACACGGCTGCGTGTAACTTCCCCTTTGAAGGAAAATCACCATATATATGGTCGAAGAGATGAGCTTCATAAGCTGAGAGATATGTTGTTTGAGATAAGCGACAGTAATGCACCCGGACCCAGTAATGCACCTGTACCCAGTGGCTCAAGCATTGATGTTATATCCATTATAGGTGTTGGTGGGGTTGGCAAGACTAGCCTTGCACGGTTGGCGTTCGGAGATGAACAAATACGCATGAACTTCGGTCTCAGGATGTGGGTTTCTGTATCTGATACTTATGATGAGATTAGATTGACAAGGGACATTTTGGAGTCTTTAACTGATGCAAATTATCACACTGTTGCTGAATTTGATGAATTGCAGAATGCTCTTCGTGGAAAGATAGCTGGAAAGAAATTTCTCCTCATACTAGATGATGTTTGGTATGACGAGGACAAAACAGAATGGGAGAATAAATTACTCTGGAGCAAAGTCTTCTCTTCTTTAAATACTGGACTGGAAGGGTCGAAGATTTTGGTGACAGCTCGAGCTGACAAAGCTTGCAGTATCCTACATGCTAGGACACCCCCTTTACGTTTGGGAGGATTGGACAGAGATGATTACTGGTTGCTATTCAGAAACCATGCTTTTGGTGAGAAATACCCAGGACAATTTCCAGAACTCAAGGAAGTAGGAATACAAATTTGTTGCAGATTGAATGGTTTGCCTCTAGCAGCAAAGATAATCGGTCGCCTATTGAATGCTGATTTGGATGTCAGCCACTGGAAGAAAGTTCTGGAGAGTGATATATCTGATGATGTTATGAAGGTTCTCAGGTTGAGTTACCAGCACTTACCTGTCCAATTGAAGCTATGCTTTAGCTTCTGCAGCCTTTTCCCAAAGGACTGGCGTTTTGAACCTCAAAGACTCACTGAAATGTGGATTGCACAGGGTTTTGTGCAGAGGGAGGATTCATATGACACTGATCCAAATATTGAGGATGTGGCAAAGGGCTACTTCAATGAACTTGTGCAAAGATCATTCTTTGAGCGGTCATTGTTGGACCTCCCAACAGAGTATGTCATGCATGATTTGATCAATGACTTGGCTCGGAATGTCTCGAAGGATGAGTATGTCAGGGTTGAAAATGATAAACAAAAGAAGATCCCACCAAACATTCGTCATCTATCAATATCAGCAAATTTGTTAGGCGGCATGAAGAAAACAGAGTTGAGAAATTTGCGTACCTTGATTGTTTGGAAGAAAGCATGGTCTTGCTTAAAATTGTCCCTTCCAGATGATGTATTCAAGAAGTCCAAAAGCATCCGTGTGCTGGACTTGAACGGTTGTTGCCTGGATAGGCTGCCGACATCAGTGGAAGTTCTTAAACATCTGCGTTATTTCGCTTTTCGGGTTCCTCAGAGGCCGTGGCAAACATCATTGATTCGGCTTTACCACCTGGAGGTCTTGGTCACAAGAGGGCACTCCTGCCGGGAAAGTGAATGTGTTAACCTTCCTGCAAACATGAAGAGGAACCTGCTCAAATTAAGAAAAGCTTTCCTTCTCAATGTTGGCGGCGCCACGATATCTGGTTTCGGAGGACAAACTCTTCTCCGTGGCCACGGGGAGTTCCATGTCAGGAAGGAGAGCGGCTACAGACTAGGTGAGTTGAAGGAGATGAAAAATATCAGTGGACAGTTAAAAATTAGATCTCTCGAGAATGTTGAACATCAGCAAGAGGCAGTTAATGCCTGCCTAGATTGCAAAGAGCATATCGAATATTTGGAACTTGAATGGAGCATCCATGCAAGGGCTTTAACTTGTGATATTGATAATGATGTGCTCAGTGCCCTTAGACCTCACCCTAATCTTGATCGGTTGAAGATCATTGGATATGGGGGAACTAGGTCACCCAGTTGGTTTGAGGCAAATTGGCTGACTGCATTGAGTTCTTTAGCTCTTGAGAACTGCATGGGTTGGGTACAGTTGCCCCCTTTTGGTCAGCTTCCTCTGCTCAAGTATCTCGAACTAAGAGGCATGCATGCTGTCAGGCAGATTGGTCAAGAATTCTATGGGAATGGTGACATAAAGGGCTTCCCAATTTTGGAAGACATGATATTTGATGGCATGCTCAACTGGGATGGCTGGTCTGGAACCGAAGATGGTTCTTTGTTTCCATGTCTTGAAAGGCTACTCGTATCACGGTGTCCAAAGCTTCGAGAAATACCAACCTTTAGTGCAACACCAAGAGTTGAAGTCGAAATATCTCCTGATTCCCCGCCAGCTTCTTGTTTAATCGAGTCACTAATAGCAACTGCATCACGGTTGATCTTTCTGGTTAGCTCCTACAGCTTCTTGAGTGACCTAACCACTGAGCAACTAAACCATGTTGCTGAGTTGAACCTGCAGAACTGTAGAGATCCCATGCCAGCTGGTGGATTTCACAGACTTAGCTCCCTTCAGGTGTTCAGGATCAGCAACTGTTCAACGTTACTGTCATCAGTCAGTACAGAAGCAGTTGACACATATTTACTTCCTCCATCTCTTTGCCATATTGAAATAGCTCAAAGCAATGTGCATTGCAGCTTATTACCAAGGTATTTGCAAGGCCTAACTTGCCTCTCGACGTTGGTGCTCAATAGCTGCCATTTGATGACATCATTGTCATTTGCTTCTGAATCCCCCCACCTTGTTGCTCTGGAAAGTGTAACCATTAAAGATTGCAATGAGCTAGCTTCATTGGATGGATTTAGAAATCTTAGTGCTCTCCGGAAGTTAGTCGTTGCAGATTGTTACAATTTCTGCTCCTTGCCAGCTGACTTGAATATAGTGGGGTCTCTTGAGAAATTAGTCATATGTGGGTGCCCAATGATGAGGTTCCTCCCCGAAAACGGCCTGCCAGCTTCCGTGCAGACTGTTTTGTTATCAATGTGCCATCCAGAGCTCGATACCCAGCTTCAAATGAAGGAAGGTGCTGAATGGAACAAGATTGTTCGTATCCCCGAGAAGAAATTAGAG GTAGAGCTGATTGACTTATTGACTATATTTCCGGCCAATTCTTCCTGA